In Luteolibacter rhizosphaerae, the genomic window AGCGGCGCTACCGGGCGCTGAACCAGGCCTTCGTGGAGCGGATCGGCCTCAAGGACACGCGGCGGCTGATCGGCCGCTTGGCCGAGGAGTTTTTCCCGAAGGCGCTGGCTGAAACCTATCGCGAGCAGGACGACCACGTGCTGGGCACCGGCTCGGAGATCATCGACCAACTGGAACTTTCCCTGAACCGCGATGGTTCGCAGGGCTGGTATCTGGCCACGAAAGTCCCGCTGCACGACCGCAACGGCAAGATCATCGGACTGGCCTCCGTGTCCCGCGACCTGCGGGCCCCGCGCGAGGGCGATGCCGAGCTGGCGGGCGTGGCGAAGGTGGCGGAACACATCCGCGATCATCTGGACGAGCCGCTGCGGGCGGCGGAATTGGCCGCCATCGCAGGCCTCTCCCCCACCCAGCTCGAGCGCCGCATGCACCGCGTCTTCCAGCTCAGCACCACCCAATTCGTGCGCAAGAGCCGGATCGA contains:
- a CDS encoding AraC family transcriptional regulator, whose translation is MAIDVAFISRVDSPRFCERLFAVLPDVMFCLKDTERRYRALNQAFVERIGLKDTRRLIGRLAEEFFPKALAETYREQDDHVLGTGSEIIDQLELSLNRDGSQGWYLATKVPLHDRNGKIIGLASVSRDLRAPREGDAELAGVAKVAEHIRDHLDEPLRAAELAAIAGLSPTQLERRMHRVFQLSTTQFVRKSRIEHAARLLRETPMAIADVALECGYGDQTALTRQFRSMVGMPPAAYRDHVRKRL